Part of the Cohnella candidum genome, ACTTTCTTCAGCTAAAGGAACAATGGCTGAAAGACCAAGCGGAAAGAAGCTGACCCTAATTCAGACCATAGTAAAGCAGATAGCTGTTCAGCAAGGCCAAAAGCTTCGAGGCATTGAACTGGTCAGATTGGATTTTACCCATCCCGGATGAAATGCAAATGACGAAACTCTTGTTCCTTCGATTCGTCGTGCCAATTCGAAAGCAAAATAAGTTCTGGCGAATAATCCCGCTAACCGTGTCTTTTTGGCTTTGACATGCGCTCCATGATCAAGGCTACCCTGCGCCTGCTAAAAAACCGGATCATTTGAGCCATAAGGTAATTGTTACGTCCATCGATGATATAGCTGCGTCCCTGATCAATCCCACGAAATCCGGCCTGTACAACCTTCTCCGGGGTCGAGAGCTTTTGGCCCGCCCCCATTTCCTCGCTGCCGACCGCATCGAAGAACCCCGTCTCGGTTGCACCCGGGCACAGTGCGAGCACGCGAACGCCTCGCCCGCGCGTTTCCGCCCATAGTGCCTCAGAGAAGGACAAGACAAATGCTTTGGTAGCCCCGTAAACGGTAGAATAAGCACAAGGCATAAACGCGGCCATAGAAGCCACGTTAACGATGACTCCGTCCTCTCGCCTCAGCATATCGGGCAGCAACCGATGCGTAAGATCGACTAACGCAGCCGTGTTCAGCATAATCTCTTCTTGCTCGCGCTCCGGGTCTATTTCCTCGAAACGGCCATATGTGCCAACGCCTGCGTTGTTGATGAGAATATCGACCGACAAGCCCAGTTCGGATATTTGTTCGGCCAGTTGACGCGGGGCATTCGCTTTGGACAAATCGCAAGCGAGAGCATAAGCCCGTACGCCGTACTGGCGGTTGATTTCCCTTGCCATTGCATCCAGTTTGTCCTTGGAGCGCGCTGCCAGAACGACATGACAGCCTCGTGCCGCCAGTTCTTTGGCATACGCTTTCCCGATTCCGGATGAAGCACCGGTGACTACAGCCAGCTTGTTTCTATATGCATACTTGTTCAAGATACAAAGCCTCCTATCGATAGCACTGCTCTGATGTAAATTATCTTAATCGTACTATCGGTAGGAGGGGTTAGCCACAGCATGTCTATACTAGTAATGGGAGTAACAGCATCGGTACTCGTTATGGTTCTCTTTTGTGGATACGAAACCTTAACAGAGATTATAATGATCGTGTACGAAGTGCTTTGGGTCCATTTGGTTAATTACGATACGTATTGTTCCATATAAGTAATTAGAGGTGAGCTGCTTGAAAACAAATCGTTCCTCATCCGCATTGGGCAAGTTCATAAAATCGCGCAGAGAACGCTTGCAGCCTTCAGAGGCGGGGATCCAGCCGCTGCCCGGACGAAGACGCACTCCGGGACTTCGAAGAGAAGAAGTCTCTTATCTTGCCCATATAAGCGTGACTTACTATACCTGGCTGGAGCAAGGCAAGGAGGTGAATCCTTCGCCGGAAGTGCTGCTAAGTATCGGCAAAGCGCTTCAGCTTGACGAAGATGAACAGAAGCATCTGTTCGATCTGGCCAATGTAGACGCGGCGAGTGTCGTTACAGTGCCGAATAACGGAGGGCCGGATGCGGGAGTTTTGCAGAAAATCGTAGATCAGCTGCATTATCCTTCTTTTATCACGGACGAAGGTACGGATGTTATCGCCTGGAATCGGGCGGCAGAACTGATCGTAGCCGATTTCGGCAGTCTGCCGGACAACGAACGGAATATGATGGACATTATGTTTTTAAAGCCGGATTACCGCATAAGACTGGTGAATTGGGAAGGCTTTGCCCGTTACTCCGTAGCGGTTCTGCGGGCAAGCTTCGACCTTTACAAGAACAACCCGTTGTATTTGGAACGGTTCGAACGCTTGAGACGGGAAAGCGAGGAATTCGTGCATTTCTGGGAGCTATATGAAGTCAAGCAAAAGCGCCAAGCCACCGCATTATTTCGTCTTCCTGACGCACAGGAGATGGAGTTCGTGCTCCATTCGGCGGCTGTCATTGATAACGACCCTGGACTGCACTGGTGTTTCTTTGTTCCGGTTCCCGGTTCTGGCACGGAGGAGAGATTATTGCGTTTACTGGAGCAGGACAATCGGCTCCCATAGACGGTTACTCCCGTTAATAGATTAGACGTGCTGTGATTTGTGCTTGGAAGGCCAAAATCATGACCTTGTCGCGCCGGTACTTGCGCCTATAATTAAAAGTTGCCTTTTGGGATAACAGGGGCCCTGAATCTTGAAAGGTGTGATCGATTTGAGGGTCACAGGCTTCTTAATAAACAAGGCTGCCTTGAATTTGACTTCAAAGCAGCCTTGTAAGAGATTTATTTACTTGTCCTTGTACGCCAGCATTTTCAACAGAACCGTAACCGCCTCTGCTCTTGTCGTTTGATCGCCGGGAGCATAAGCGTTTGAACCTTTGCCTTCGACAAGACCAAGCTCTTTCATGGCCGCCACTGCGCCTTTCGCCCATGCCGGAATGTCTTTGTCGTCAGCGAAGCCCGTTACCGATGTCGCTTCTGTCGATTGGCCCAAAGCTTTAGTGATCATCACTGCCATTTCCGATCGGGTAATTACGGCATTCGGGCGGAAAGAGCCATCCTCGTAGCCGTTGATGATACCGGCCTTCACCGCTTGTGCAACTGCTTTCTGCGCCCAGGCGCCGATCTTCGCCTTATCGGTGAACGTCAGCGATGCTCCATCTCCTTGCTGCCCCAGTGCATTCATCAGCATTACCGCAAATTCCGCACGCGTTACGGTATGATTCGGCTTGAACGTGCCGTCGGGATAACCGCTGACCATTCCATTGCTTATCGCTTGCTTGATGTTAGCCTCCGCCCAGTGTCCGGATATATCGCTGAATGCAACATTTGCCGCCGGATCTTCTGTTGTTGGCTTGTCCGCTTGGTCTACAGCCATTACCGCATACTTCGTAAAGTGATTGACATCGACGGTAATTTTATTGCCTTTTACCTCGCCGCCAACTTTCACCCATTCCCTCTTCTCTTCGTCATAATAGAATACGACTGGCTTTTGATTGCCCTTCAAGCTTGTTGGGTCGAAAGTGAAGGTCAACGTTACCGGATTGCTGAAGTTTTCCGGGAAGTTTTTCAGAATCTCGAAGATCGGGCTAGCTAGTGTTTCTTTATCCTTGAGAAGATTTTGCGTATCCAGCACTTTGTCTATCGTTAATTTCAGTTCTTTGTTCGTAGCATTGGCGGGAATCGAGATTGTTACCGCATCTTCCAAACTCACTTCGCCTTTTTTGCCTGCGGGAAGCGTTAATGTCCCATCTGTTGAAATAACCGGGAAGTCGATTGGTGTTGTTGGTGTTGTTGTGCTCGAGGGTGGCGCATTCACCGTCACGGTATACGTGACCTTCGTAGTTCCGTCCTGCGCAGTTACAATGACCTTCTTGCCTGTTGCCAGTGTTGTAGCTACGGTCGTTCCATCCGCATCGTACACTTCAAACGTTGCATTCGCGGTCGGCGTGATCGCTGCCTTGAAATTGGCTAGTGTTGTCCCATAGGGAATGTTCGTAATCGTTTCATTCGCTGTTCCGCCTGCGCTTACCGTCCCGATTGTTGAGGTTAACGCTGGCAAACGCGTCACTGAAACTGTATAGTTTTTCGTTGTAATGCGATCATATGCCGTTACCGTCAGTGTGATCGTATTTTCCCCACCATTCAAAGGCACGTCATAAGAAGTGACGCCATTGTATACTGAAGATGTCACTGTACCCGACGGAGCATTGATACTCACAGTTGCCAGAGGATCTTCCAACACTGGTGTGATCGTCATGACGGCAACGTTAGAAGCGACGGTTGCCGTATAAGATGTTGTTTCAGTTGTAAAGGACGGGTTCAACGAAACGGATGAGAGACCAACCGAGAGAGTTAATTTCTTTACATTCGTATTATTGTTGGGACTGAATATCTTAGTTCTGGTTCCTGCCACATAGATGATCCCATCTTTATCTACCGAAACCCCTTTAGGAGGATTATCGATCCCGTATCCAGAACCCCATTGCGTGAGATAATTACCGCTCGAATCAAACTTTTGGATTCGGCTGTTGTTTGTATCCGCCACATATACATTACCGAATGCGTCTACAGCAATTCCTTGAGGATCATCGAATTGGCCACTATCGCCGCCATAACTCCCCCATTGCGTCAAGTAGGTACCGCTTGAATCAAATTTCTGGATTCGATAGTTAACCGTATCCAACACACCCGTATCCAACGCACCCGTATCCACCACATACACGTTGCCATCCGTGTCTACTGCTATTCCAGTGGGATTATTGAACTTACCATTCTCGGAACCCATACTTCCCCATTGCGTCAAGTAGGTACCGCTTGAATCAAATTTCTGGATTCGGTTGTTACCCGTATCCACCACATACACGTTGCCGGCCGTGTCTACTGCTATTCCAGTGGGATTATTGAACTTACCATTCTCGGAACCCATACTTCCCCATTTCGTCAAGTAGGTACCGTTGGAATCAAATTTTTGGACACGATTGTTGCCATAATCCACTACGAACACATTACCGGCTGCGTCCGAAGCAATTTTACCGCCATAATAAAAGAACTGGCCATCCCCGTTGCCGGAACTCCCCCATTGCGCGAGGTATGTACCGTTGGAATCAAATTTCAGGATTCGACTATTGCCCAGATCCTCTGCATATACGTTACCACTATTACTAACGGCTATACTTGATGGACTTATGGAAGTGACGCCATAGCTCCCCCATTGCATCAAGTAGGTACCGCTTGAATTGAATTTCTGGATTCGATTGTTACCCGTATCCACCACATACACGCTGCCATTTGCGTCTACCGTAATTCCACTGGGAAAACTAAATTGGCCGTCTTCGGAACCCATACTCCCCCATTGCGTCACTGAGGTACCGCTTGAATTAAGTTTCCGGATTCGCGCGTTTACTCGATCCACCACATAAACGTTGCCGGCAGTATCTAACGCTATTCCACTAGTATTTTCAAGCCCCCCCCATTGCGTCACGGAGTCGTAGGTAGAGTTCAATGCGTTGAAATTGAACTTCTGGATTCGGAAGGTGCCCATAACCGGCTCATAATCCACCACATACACGCTGCCAGCTGCGTCTACCGCAATTACATTGGGAGAAATAAACTGGCCATTTCCGCTGCCATAACCACCCCATAGCATGTCAAAGACGTAGGTAGAGGTAACCGGGTTGAATTTGAATTTCTGGATTCGAGAGTTTCCTGGATCCACCGCATACACGTTGCCGTCCGTATCAACCGCAATTCCAGCAAGTTCATCGAACTCACCATACCCATCGCCTGATCTCCCCCATTTCGTCACGTAGGTACCATCTGAATCAAATTTCTGGATTCGATTGTTTCCTGAATCCGCCACATACACGTTACCGGCAGTGTCTACCGCTATTCCAGTCGGATTATTGAACTGACCATTCGCGGAACCATAACTTCCCCATTGCGTCACGTAATTACCGCTAGAATCAAATTTCTGGATTCGATTGTTTCCTGAATCGGCCACATAAACATTTCCATATACGTCTGCAGTCACTGAATTTGGACGATTAAATTTTCCTTGTTGGGAAAAGGAAAACGCTCCGCTTGCCGTGATTTCATGAACCGGGGGTGCCGTCGCATATGCTTTTGCCGAGAAATTAACGGAAATTGTACCGATCACCATCAACATTGCCAAGATATACGCAGTTGCTTTTTTACCCATCACAATCATTTCTCGATCTCCTTCATGTTCCATCATTTTAATGAATAGATAAGCGAATGTTTGCTTGCTCACTTTTCGCCGAATCGATTATCTCAACTATTCCGCTTCAACTACTTCATCCGCAATGGAAACCTCAAGGATTTCATTTTTTTTCAATAAATCGATTTTACTATCCGTGAGCAACGTTCCCGATTTCATCAACAATTGACCTCTGTGATTGTAGACATTCTCCGATAGTTCTTTTCCTATCAACATTTTGCTTAGAACCATTTTCTCCACTCTAGAAGGCCTCCCTTCAATAGCAAATCACGATATTTTTCGCTTCTATTGTCGAATTTTTCTTTTCGGGAATTATCTTAAGACACTCGCAAATAAAAAAAAATCCCCCGTCGGGGTGAAGTGCACCCCTTATAGTGGACATTGGAAAAACACCCTGGTGTTAAACCGATGAAAACTATAGGGGGTGCTTTTCGTCATGGCGAAGAAGGGGCAAAAATTTGTTACGTATAGCTTCGAAACGAAGAAGAAAGCAATTGAAATGCGACTTCAAGGAATGACAAAACAGAAAGTGGCAGAGGTACTCGGAATCGAGGATATTACTCGACTAAAAGTATGGATGAGACGCTACAAGCAGATGGGCGAGTACGGGCTTATGGATCACCGTGGGAAACGGAAAGAGTATGTCGATGAAGATCGCTATGTACGGCGTTTGGAGATGGAGAATGCCGTCCTAAAAAAGTGGTTGGCCATTACGAAGGCGGAGGTGTACCAGAGAAGTATAGGCTCGTCTACGAGCTCCGTGAAAGCTTTAGCGTCGCAGAGCTCTGTAAAGAAGTCGGCGTTTCCCGAAGCGGATACTACGCATATGTAAAGCGGATGGATGTGGATAAGGATAAAGCAGCAAAGCAGTTAGTTCGTGCCACCTTTGAGCGATACAAAGGGATTTACGGCTACCGGCAAGTTCAGCTTTTCCTGCACCAGGATCACGGTATCTGGATCAATCACAAGAAAGTACTGCGGTTAATGCAAGGGATGGGACTTCGCTCCAAAATTCGCCGCAAGTACCGTCCGTACAGCCGGACTTGGAACATAGGCGACCGAGTAGCAAGAAACATCTTAGATCGCCAATTCCGGGCAGATGCACCGAACCAAAAATGGGTCACCGATATTACGCAGTATCGAGTTGGAGATTCCTGGCTGTACCTCTCCGCCATAAAAGACTTATGCCAGAACGAAATCGTCGCTCACCATATAAGTGAGAGTAATGACACGGAACTTGTATTGCAGACATTCGCAAAGGCATTCGAAACGGAGAAGGACGTGACCGGTCTGATCGTTCACAGCGATCAGGGAACCCAGTACACGTCCTACAAGTACCACGACATGCTGCCAAAGGTTGGCGCCCAAATCAGCATGTCTCGCCGAGGCAATTGTTATGACAATGCCTCCATGGAGAGCTTCTTCTCGCATTTGAAAGCGGAAGGGCTCTACCCCTATGATATTCGAACCTTTGAAGAAGCACAAAGGCGAATTGATGAGTACATCCACTTTTACAATCATTGTCGACCGCAAAGAAAATTGAACAAGCTGACTCCGGTTCAATACCGGCGCCAGCTTGTCGGGTAGGCTTTTTCTTTAGTGTCCGCTAAAAGGGGTCTTGACCAGGGGAGGGAAGCGCAGTAAAAATGGGGGATAAAATTGCAGCTTACTATAACCATTTTAAATCTTCCGCATGCTTCAGAGCCTTTTCTCTATTATTCACATCCAGCTTTCTATATATGTTTTTCAAATGGCTTTTTACCGTTTCAGCCGTGATTTGGAGCTGTTCGGCGATCTGTTTATTCGACAATCCCATGCCAATCATCCGTAAAATGTTTAATTCCTGTTTCGTAATAAGGCCCCCCGGGCTTGAAGTATCATTCCTATTGTCATTCATTAATTGAAGTAATTCTCTAACGTAGTGTAAAGATACCTCCGAGGAGTTGCGGTTGAAATGGTGCTGCCTATGCTGGATATATTCTCGCAGCAATACAGCCATCTCTGTCCCCTCATCTACAAAGGTGCGAATGAACTTGCCCGGCTCCGCCAATTCAAGCGCCATTTCCAATTTGGACAAAGCGCTCTTCTTATCTCCCTTGTGAACCAAGGCCATGCTTTGCAGAACGGACACCTTGACTTTGTCCCAAAGCCGAT contains:
- a CDS encoding helix-turn-helix transcriptional regulator, with product MSCLKTNRSSSALGKFIKSRRERLQPSEAGIQPLPGRRRTPGLRREEVSYLAHISVTYYTWLEQGKEVNPSPEVLLSIGKALQLDEDEQKHLFDLANVDAASVVTVPNNGGPDAGVLQKIVDQLHYPSFITDEGTDVIAWNRAAELIVADFGSLPDNERNMMDIMFLKPDYRIRLVNWEGFARYSVAVLRASFDLYKNNPLYLERFERLRRESEEFVHFWELYEVKQKRQATALFRLPDAQEMEFVLHSAAVIDNDPGLHWCFFVPVPGSGTEERLLRLLEQDNRLP
- a CDS encoding S-layer homology domain-containing protein, producing the protein MIVMGKKATAYILAMLMVIGTISVNFSAKAYATAPPVHEITASGAFSFSQQGKFNRPNSVTADVYGNVYVADSGNNRIQKFDSSGNYVTQWGSYGSANGQFNNPTGIAVDTAGNVYVADSGNNRIQKFDSDGTYVTKWGRSGDGYGEFDELAGIAVDTDGNVYAVDPGNSRIQKFKFNPVTSTYVFDMLWGGYGSGNGQFISPNVIAVDAAGSVYVVDYEPVMGTFRIQKFNFNALNSTYDSVTQWGGLENTSGIALDTAGNVYVVDRVNARIRKLNSSGTSVTQWGSMGSEDGQFSFPSGITVDANGSVYVVDTGNNRIQKFNSSGTYLMQWGSYGVTSISPSSIAVSNSGNVYAEDLGNSRILKFDSNGTYLAQWGSSGNGDGQFFYYGGKIASDAAGNVFVVDYGNNRVQKFDSNGTYLTKWGSMGSENGKFNNPTGIAVDTAGNVYVVDTGNNRIQKFDSSGTYLTQWGSMGSENGKFNNPTGIAVDTDGNVYVVDTGALDTGVLDTVNYRIQKFDSSGTYLTQWGSYGGDSGQFDDPQGIAVDAFGNVYVADTNNSRIQKFDSSGNYLTQWGSGYGIDNPPKGVSVDKDGIIYVAGTRTKIFSPNNNTNVKKLTLSVGLSSVSLNPSFTTETTSYTATVASNVAVMTITPVLEDPLATVSINAPSGTVTSSVYNGVTSYDVPLNGGENTITLTVTAYDRITTKNYTVSVTRLPALTSTIGTVSAGGTANETITNIPYGTTLANFKAAITPTANATFEVYDADGTTVATTLATGKKVIVTAQDGTTKVTYTVTVNAPPSSTTTPTTPIDFPVISTDGTLTLPAGKKGEVSLEDAVTISIPANATNKELKLTIDKVLDTQNLLKDKETLASPIFEILKNFPENFSNPVTLTFTFDPTSLKGNQKPVVFYYDEEKREWVKVGGEVKGNKITVDVNHFTKYAVMAVDQADKPTTEDPAANVAFSDISGHWAEANIKQAISNGMVSGYPDGTFKPNHTVTRAEFAVMLMNALGQQGDGASLTFTDKAKIGAWAQKAVAQAVKAGIINGYEDGSFRPNAVITRSEMAVMITKALGQSTEATSVTGFADDKDIPAWAKGAVAAMKELGLVEGKGSNAYAPGDQTTRAEAVTVLLKMLAYKDK
- a CDS encoding SDR family NAD(P)-dependent oxidoreductase → MNKYAYRNKLAVVTGASSGIGKAYAKELAARGCHVVLAARSKDKLDAMAREINRQYGVRAYALACDLSKANAPRQLAEQISELGLSVDILINNAGVGTYGRFEEIDPEREQEEIMLNTAALVDLTHRLLPDMLRREDGVIVNVASMAAFMPCAYSTVYGATKAFVLSFSEALWAETRGRGVRVLALCPGATETGFFDAVGSEEMGAGQKLSTPEKVVQAGFRGIDQGRSYIIDGRNNYLMAQMIRFFSRRRVALIMERMSKPKRHG
- a CDS encoding helix-turn-helix domain-containing protein, which codes for MAKKGQKFVTYSFETKKKAIEMRLQGMTKQKVAEVLGIEDITRLKVWMRRYKQMGEYGLMDHRGKRKEYVDEDRYVRRLEMENAVLKKWLAITKAEVYQRSIGSSTSSVKALASQSSVKKSAFPEADTTHM